The following are from one region of the Salvia splendens isolate huo1 chromosome 2, SspV2, whole genome shotgun sequence genome:
- the LOC121779853 gene encoding cytochrome P450 81D11-like translates to MVDALADAPADGVEKGTAALVAGTVDAAVAGVVAAVVLTLVDISSKGLSFEVIKETLRLFRVGPMLVPHESSAGCTVPSGTMLLVNTWAIYRGILRWEDPMKFKPERLFDLEGKKEGSFVMMPFGYGRRGCPGENMVLRVVGLVLASLIQCFEWERLDWEMDRGLRCPRLNRS, encoded by the exons ATGGTGGATGCATTGGCAGATGCACCGGCTGATGGAGTGGAGAAAGGGACGGCGGCGTTGGTGGCCGGAACAGTGGACGCGGCGGTGGCCGGAGTGGTGGCAGCGGTGGTGTTGACGTTGGTCGACATTTCCAGTAAAGGATTAAGTTTCGAAG TTATAAAAGAGACGTTACGCCTGTTCCGGGTGGGACCGATGCTTGTCCCACACGAGTCGTCAGCTGGTTGCACGGTGCCTAGCGGGACAATGTTGCTTGTGAATACGTGGGCCATATACAGAGGGATCCTAAGGTGGGAGGATCCGATGAAATTTAAGCCCGAGAGATTGTTTGACTTAGAAGGGAAGAAAGAAGGATCGTTTGTGATGATGCCGTTTGGATATGGGAGGAGAGGCTGCCCTGGTGAGAACATGGTGTTGCGCGTAGTAGGCCTAGTCCTGGCATCGCTCATTCAATGCTTTGAATGGGAGCGCCTTGATTGGGAGATGGATCGGGGCTTACGATGCCCAAGGCTCAACCGCTCGTAG